A region from the Hydra vulgaris chromosome 10, alternate assembly HydraT2T_AEP genome encodes:
- the LOC136085761 gene encoding uncharacterized protein LOC136085761 has product MYKLGVPLFILVIFNDYSFVANHNGTTCNISSLAVNKLKLIKTKSALFEAARFLKNKESSLQSNILFEHLNAMRKVNVGEVLYTSDIICRAYEYFAMRRSLYDCLCIDYKLPSIRTLTRLTSKISSMEDLSFINSIFMNSNPLKTTSILLIDEVYVKALLLYQRGALFGQAVNYPEKLAKILSFMIKCLFGGPKFICRAQPVANLSSEFQFAQC; this is encoded by the coding sequence ATGTACAAACTTGGTGttccattatttattttagtaattttcaaTGATTATTCATTTGTAGCTAACCATAATGGCACAACTTGTAATATTTCATCTTTAgctgtaaacaaattaaagttaataaaaacaaaatcagctTTATTTGAAGCagctagatttttaaaaaataaagaaagttcgCTTCAGTCAAATATTCTATTCGAACACCTTAATGCTATGAGAAAAGTTAATGTTGGTGAAGTTTTATATACTTCAGATATTATATGTAGAGCATATGAGTATTTTGCTATGCGAAGAAGTTTATATGATTGTTTGTGTATTGACTACAAGTTGCCAAGTATAAGGACTTTAACACGATTGACTTCAAAAATAAGCTCAATGGAGGACCTAAGTTtcataaatagtatttttatgaaTTCAAATCCATTGAAAACAACTTCCATACTACTAATTGATGAGGTCTATGTCAAAGCTTTATTACTTTACCAAAGAGGTGCTTTGTTTGGTCAAGCAGTAAACTACCCTGAAAAGTtagctaaaattttatcatttatgatTAAATGTCTTTTTGGAGGTCCAAAATTTATATGTAGAGCTCAACCTGTTGCAAATCTTTCCTCTGAATTTCAGTTTGCTCAATGTTAA